In Rhinopithecus roxellana isolate Shanxi Qingling chromosome 16, ASM756505v1, whole genome shotgun sequence, a single genomic region encodes these proteins:
- the SPTLC1 gene encoding serine palmitoyltransferase 1 isoform X2 produces MKTEEAIIYSYGFATIASAIPAYSKRGDIVFVDRAACFAIQKGLQASRSDIKLFKHNDMADLERLLKEQEIEDQKNPRKARVTRRFIVVEGLYMNTGTICPLPELVKLKYKYKARIFLEESLSFGVLGEHGRGVTEHYGINIDDIDLISANMENALASIGGFCCGRSFVIDHQRLSGQGYCFSASLPPLLAAAAIEALNIMEENPGIFAVLKEKCRQIHKALQGISGLKVVGESLSPAFHLQLEESTGSREQDVRLLQEIVDQCMNRSIALTQARYLEKEEKCLPPPSIRVVVTVEQTAEELERAASTIKEVAQAVLL; encoded by the exons AGACAGAGCTGCCTGCTTTGCTATTCAgaaaggattacaggcatcccgTAGTGACATTAAGTTATTTAAGCATAATGACATGGCTGACCTCGAGCGACTACTAAAAGAACAAGAGATCGAAGATCAAAAG aatCCTCGCAAGGCTCGTGTAACTCGGCGTTTCATTGTAGTAGAAGGATTGTATATGAATACTGGAACTATTTGTCCTCTTCCAGAATTG GTTaagttaaaatacaaatacaaagcaAGAATCTTCCTGGAGGAAAGCCTTTCATTTGGAGTCCTAGGAGAGCATGGCCGAGGAGTCACTGAACACTATGGAATCAAT ATTGATGATATTGATCTTATCAGTGCCAACATGGAGAATGCACTTGCTTCTATTGGAGGTTTCTGCTGTGGCAGGTCTTTTGTAATTGACCATCAG CGACTTTCCGGCCAGGGATACTGCTTTTCAGCTTCGTTACCTCCCCTGTTAGCTGCTGCAGCAATTGAGGCCCTCAACATCATGGAAGAGAATCCAG GTATTTTTGCAGTGTTGAAGGAAAAGTGCAGACAAATTCATAAAGCTCTACAAGG GATTTCTGGATTAAAAGTGGTGGGGGAGTCCCTTTCTCCAGCCTTTCACCTGCAACTGGAAGAGAGCACTGGGTCTCGCGAGCAAGATGTCAGACTGCTTCAGGAAATTGTAGATCAA TGCATGAACAGAAGTATCGCATTAACTCAGGCACGCTActtggagaaggaagagaagtgtctccctcctcccag CATTCGGGTTGTGGTCACGGTGGAACAAACAGCAGAAGAACTGGAGAGAGCTGCGTCCACCATCAAGGAGGTGGCCCAGGCCGTCCTGCTCTAG